Proteins from a single region of Phycisphaeraceae bacterium D3-23:
- a CDS encoding STAS domain-containing protein, with translation MAKHCISTIEHNGEAVIAALHGSLTVANAPDLRQGLMEALKEHKPKTLALNLTEVDFIDSSALGVFVEVRREAATHGGSVAMTNLNDDIRGLMRIMHLDSVFTFLDDVSEVSAPGTPGS, from the coding sequence ATGGCCAAGCACTGCATCTCCACTATCGAACACAACGGCGAAGCCGTCATCGCCGCGCTGCACGGCTCGCTCACCGTCGCGAACGCGCCCGACCTGCGCCAAGGGCTGATGGAGGCGCTCAAAGAGCACAAGCCCAAGACCCTCGCGCTCAACCTGACCGAGGTCGACTTCATCGACTCCAGTGCGCTGGGTGTGTTTGTCGAGGTCCGCCGGGAGGCGGCGACGCACGGCGGGAGCGTGGCGATGACGAACCTCAACGACGACATCCGCGGGCTGATGCGGATCATGCACCTCGACTCGGTGTTTACGTTTCTGGATGATGTGTCGGAAGTCTCGGCCCCCGGAACCCCCGGAAGTTAG
- a CDS encoding HEAT repeat domain-containing protein has translation MSKPNHATGWIALLLGLLLVQAGCSQSKIAGNGRAGDAPDRIPALVRQADPLNASGQDGINTLIHALDDDDPAVRLFAVQALRERTGQSFGYRYYDSADRRRPAVRRWRDWADAQDDPGTPSPGTPGTPAPGTGPNPNTASASPAH, from the coding sequence ATGTCAAAACCAAACCATGCGACGGGCTGGATCGCCCTGCTGCTCGGACTATTGCTTGTGCAGGCGGGCTGTTCGCAGTCCAAGATCGCGGGGAATGGCCGGGCGGGGGATGCGCCGGACCGGATCCCCGCATTGGTGCGGCAGGCCGACCCCCTGAACGCCAGCGGGCAGGACGGCATCAACACCCTGATCCACGCCCTCGACGACGACGACCCGGCGGTGCGGCTTTTTGCGGTGCAGGCGCTGCGGGAGCGCACGGGACAGTCGTTCGGGTATCGTTATTATGACTCGGCGGACCGGCGACGCCCGGCGGTCCGCCGGTGGCGCGACTGGGCCGATGCTCAGGACGACCCCGGGACTCCAAGCCCCGGCACCCCCGGAACGCCCGCCCCCGGAACCGGCCCGAACCCCAACACCGCCTCCGCTTCTCCCGCACACTGA